The Colius striatus isolate bColStr4 chromosome 24, bColStr4.1.hap1, whole genome shotgun sequence genome includes a window with the following:
- the LYPLA2 gene encoding acyl-protein thioesterase 2 gives MCGNNMSVPLLADAVTVSGAERETAAVIFLHGLGDTGHSWADALSSIRLPYVKYICPHAPRIPVTLNMKMVMPSWFDLMGLTPDAPEDEAGIKKAAENIKAIIEHEVKNGIPPNRIILGGFSQGGALSLYTALTCQHPLAGIVALSCWLPLHKAFPQAASNGVNKDIAILQCHGEMDPMIPLRFGALTAEKLRSVVTPSKVQFKTYPGVMHSSCPQEMMAVKEFIEKLLPRI, from the exons ATGTGTGGTAACAACATGTCTGTCCCCCTCCTCGCTGATGCAGTGACTGTCTCGGGGGCAGAGCGGGAGACTGCCGCG GTCATTTTTTTACATGGCCTTGGAGACACGGG GCACAGCTGGGCCGACGCGCTCTCCTCCATCCGCCTCCCCTACGTGAAGTACATTTGCCCTCACGC GCCCCGGATCCCGGTGACCCTCAACATGAAGATGGTTATGCCCTCCTG gtTTGACCTGATGGGGTTGACTCCAGACGCACCtgaggatgaagctggaatcaagaaagctgcagaaaaca tCAAAGCAATCATCGAGCACGAGGTGAAGAACGGGATCCCTCCCAACCGCATCATCCTGGGGGGGTTCTCACAG GGCGGTGCGTTGTCGCTGTACACGGCCCTCACTTGCCAGCACCCGCTGGCCGGCATCGTGGCGCTCAGCTGCTGGCTCCCGCTGCACAAGGCCTTCCCGCAG GCGGCGAGTAACGGCGTGAACAAGGACATCGCCATCCTGCAGTGCCACGGGGAGATGGACCCCATGATCCCCCTGCGCTTCGGGGCCCTCACGGCCGAGAAGCTGAGGTCTGTCGTCACCCCCAGCAAGGTCCAGTTCAAAACCTACCCCGGGGTGATGCACAGCTCCTGTCCTCAG GAGATGATGGCAGTGAAGGAGTTCATCGAGAAGCTGCTGCCGCGGATCTGA